A single genomic interval of Bacteroidales bacterium harbors:
- a CDS encoding exodeoxyribonuclease VII large subunit: protein MSDKHIKLSQLAVLVKEVINISFSQHIWVKAEISELHENRNGNCYLELIEKDNESDKIIAKFRAIIWDKTYRLLKPYFESTTHSNLKAGINVLVLVKVEYNEVYGISLQIIDIDPTYTIGDLEQRRALVIQQLVSDGVFEMNKELEFPLVPQRIAIISSDTAAGYEDFCNQLNHNPYGFKYKITLFKAFMQGDLAEQSIIQAMEKIPVQQYDVLVITRGGGSKSDLACFDHYDLANNIAQFPLPVIAAIGHERDTSVADLVAHTRVKTPTAAAEYIIQKTAEYWQYINSLYNNVTQYSSEIIEKEFNKLEQATKTIRNVQNILKIKKQQLWYNSEKINWTVQKNLKKEQQSLLLLKRQFNNITKRVILLQHKQLSQKVHQLANVIKVQIKMNEQNLHHIEKTIDAYNPKHVLARGYSITMKNGKVVKAVDFIKNDDIIETILSNGKIESKVIK, encoded by the coding sequence ATGTCCGATAAACATATAAAACTTAGCCAGTTAGCCGTATTAGTAAAAGAAGTAATTAATATTTCTTTTTCGCAACATATATGGGTAAAGGCTGAGATTAGCGAACTTCACGAAAACCGCAATGGAAATTGTTATTTAGAACTAATAGAAAAAGATAATGAAAGCGACAAAATAATAGCAAAGTTCAGAGCTATTATTTGGGATAAAACCTATCGTTTATTAAAACCATATTTTGAATCGACTACTCATTCAAATCTTAAGGCAGGCATAAATGTATTAGTTTTAGTAAAGGTTGAGTATAACGAAGTATATGGTATTTCTTTGCAGATAATAGATATTGACCCTACATATACTATTGGAGACTTAGAGCAACGAAGAGCATTGGTTATTCAGCAACTTGTTTCCGATGGTGTATTTGAAATGAACAAAGAACTCGAATTTCCTTTAGTCCCCCAACGAATAGCCATCATCTCGTCTGATACAGCTGCCGGATACGAAGATTTTTGCAATCAGTTGAATCATAACCCTTATGGTTTTAAATACAAAATAACGCTATTTAAAGCTTTTATGCAAGGTGATTTAGCAGAGCAAAGTATTATACAGGCTATGGAAAAGATTCCCGTTCAACAATATGATGTGCTTGTTATTACTCGTGGTGGAGGCAGTAAAAGCGATTTAGCATGTTTCGACCACTACGATTTAGCTAATAATATTGCACAATTTCCATTGCCTGTCATCGCCGCTATTGGACATGAACGCGATACTTCTGTAGCCGATTTAGTAGCTCATACTCGTGTTAAAACTCCTACTGCAGCTGCTGAATATATTATTCAAAAAACAGCTGAATATTGGCAGTATATAAATTCATTGTACAACAATGTAACGCAATATTCTAGTGAAATAATTGAAAAAGAGTTTAATAAATTAGAACAAGCTACTAAAACGATTAGGAATGTTCAAAATATTCTTAAAATAAAAAAACAACAATTGTGGTATAATAGCGAAAAAATTAATTGGACAGTACAGAAGAATTTGAAAAAAGAGCAACAATCATTATTATTACTCAAGCGTCAATTCAATAATATAACTAAACGTGTCATTCTTTTACAACATAAACAATTAAGCCAAAAGGTTCATCAATTAGCAAACGTTATAAAAGTTCAAATAAAAATGAATGAACAAAACCTTCATCATATTGAGAAAACAATCGATGCTTATAATCCGAAACATGTTTTAGCTAGGGGATATTCCATCACTATGAAAAATGGTAAAGTGGTAAAGGCAGTCGATTTTATTAAAAATGATGATATCATTGAAACAATTTTAAGTAATGGTAAAATCGAAAGTAAAGTAATAAAATAA
- the xseB gene encoding exodeoxyribonuclease VII small subunit, translated as MAKKELSYKLAMEELESIVKQLEDEDVDVDKLAGMIQRASELIQFCKARLIKSQEEVEKALKMFNEENED; from the coding sequence ATGGCAAAGAAAGAATTATCGTATAAATTAGCAATGGAAGAACTTGAAAGCATTGTTAAACAATTAGAAGATGAAGATGTAGATGTTGATAAACTTGCCGGAATGATTCAAAGGGCATCCGAACTTATTCAATTTTGTAAAGCTCGTTTAATAAAAAGTCAGGAAGAAGTAGAAAAGGCACTAAAAATGTTTAACGAAGAAAATGAAGATTAA
- a CDS encoding LTA synthase family protein, which yields MKINFVKKDWTKSNFITIISFTLKQYLFWMLYFQLLRLIFLVYNWSEIGDSDFVEVIKAFWYAIYLDNSTTGYIMMFPIFVTIIKSLFQTNFFNHLLRVYHGLFIFIATSISIAELPLYDEWKVKINYKAISYLSRPNEVFQTASVTEVIFGFLSIAFIVFIAIWAFNRWIFPKTKMQRSFIASLAHLFLLPICFIWGIRGGLQEIPIHQADVYYSKNNFLNLVAVNSAWNLGSSIDKNHYFKNTNPFIFLSFKEAKFKVDSLYNVPKDTSIRVLNIKNKPNIVILLLESWSADCIKSLGGYDSITPNFDALAQEGILFTNVFGSGGLSDQGIAAVLSAQPALPEVIIVNQPDKFIKLPSISSDLKKQGYYTFFMFGGQLSYGNIKAYLMTKDFDKIIEGNDFPSKIPRGRLGIHDEYLLNFFADSLHMLRQPFFSMVFTLSSHNPYDMPYAEKFNWGGDAQKYINSMAYADSSLGVFFNKVKKMPFYKNTLFVLVSDHSHNSPKGWHPYAQQYRRIAMMLYGEPIKKEYRGYKVNLYCSQTDLAKTLMKQLGYACSNYRWSKDLFNPYSKSFCYYAYDAGFGWVSDSNYFAYLHEDKSLLFHQFASKADSINTLKTGKAYLQLLFQEYLDF from the coding sequence ATGAAGATTAATTTTGTAAAGAAAGATTGGACTAAAAGTAATTTTATTACCATTATCAGTTTTACCTTAAAACAGTATCTGTTTTGGATGCTGTATTTTCAGCTTTTGCGTCTTATTTTTTTAGTATATAATTGGTCTGAAATTGGCGATAGTGATTTTGTTGAAGTAATAAAAGCTTTTTGGTATGCCATTTATCTCGACAATTCGACTACTGGTTACATCATGATGTTTCCAATATTTGTTACTATTATTAAATCGTTATTTCAAACCAATTTTTTTAATCATTTATTGCGAGTTTATCATGGACTTTTTATATTTATTGCAACCTCTATAAGTATTGCCGAATTGCCTCTTTATGACGAATGGAAAGTTAAAATAAATTACAAAGCTATTTCATATTTAAGTCGACCTAATGAAGTATTTCAAACAGCATCTGTTACAGAAGTAATATTTGGCTTTTTGTCTATTGCATTTATTGTATTTATAGCTATTTGGGCTTTTAATAGGTGGATTTTTCCAAAAACTAAAATGCAACGAAGTTTTATTGCTTCGTTAGCACATTTATTTTTATTACCAATTTGCTTTATTTGGGGCATAAGAGGAGGTTTACAAGAAATACCGATTCATCAAGCAGATGTTTATTATTCAAAAAATAATTTTTTAAATTTAGTAGCGGTAAACTCTGCTTGGAATTTAGGATCCAGCATTGATAAAAATCATTACTTTAAAAACACGAATCCTTTTATATTTCTTTCGTTCAAAGAAGCTAAATTTAAGGTCGATAGTTTATACAATGTACCAAAAGACACATCTATAAGGGTTTTAAATATAAAAAATAAACCCAATATTGTTATTTTATTACTAGAAAGCTGGTCGGCAGATTGTATTAAGAGTTTAGGCGGTTACGATAGTATTACTCCCAATTTTGATGCATTAGCTCAAGAAGGAATATTATTTACTAATGTTTTCGGAAGTGGTGGTTTGAGCGATCAGGGAATAGCAGCTGTTTTAAGTGCTCAACCTGCATTACCCGAAGTAATTATTGTTAATCAGCCCGATAAATTTATTAAATTACCAAGTATTTCATCCGATTTAAAAAAACAGGGCTACTATACTTTTTTTATGTTTGGTGGGCAATTAAGTTATGGTAATATTAAGGCATATTTAATGACCAAAGATTTCGATAAGATTATAGAAGGTAACGATTTTCCATCAAAAATTCCAAGAGGTAGGTTAGGCATACATGATGAATATTTGCTTAATTTTTTTGCAGACTCATTGCATATGTTACGACAACCTTTCTTTTCAATGGTATTTACCTTATCGAGTCATAATCCATACGATATGCCCTATGCCGAAAAATTTAATTGGGGAGGTGATGCCCAAAAATATATTAATTCAATGGCATATGCAGATAGTAGTTTAGGTGTGTTTTTTAATAAAGTTAAAAAAATGCCTTTTTATAAAAATACTCTCTTTGTTTTAGTGTCTGACCATAGTCACAATTCTCCCAAAGGGTGGCATCCATATGCTCAGCAATATCGTCGAATAGCTATGATGCTATATGGCGAACCTATTAAAAAAGAATACAGAGGTTATAAAGTAAATCTCTATTGCTCGCAAACCGATTTAGCTAAAACACTTATGAAGCAATTGGGATATGCATGTAGTAACTATCGTTGGAGTAAAGATTTATTTAATCCATATTCAAAATCGTTTTGCTATTATGCATATGATGCTGGTTTTGGTTGGGTTAGCGATAGCAATTATTTTGCTTATCTACACGAAGATAAAAGTTTGTTATTTCATCAATTTGCAAGTAAAGCCGATAGCATCAATACCCTAAAAACAGGTAAAGCATATTTGCAGTTATTATTTCAAGAATACCTAGATTTTTAA
- the tgt gene encoding tRNA guanosine(34) transglycosylase Tgt, with amino-acid sequence MKFELLKKDTKTNARAGILETSHGIIETPIFMPVGTVGSVKGVLHQTLEQDIQAKIILANTYHVFLRPGTEILKQAGGIHKFMSWNKPVLTDSGGYQVFSLAERRKIKPEGVYFQSHIDGSKHLFTPENVVDTQRIIGSDIMMALDECTPYPCTYEYAKKSMEITHQWLKRGWKHFTDTEPLYGNEQAYFPIIQGSVFSDLRKQSTEEVLQYDSLGVAIGGLSVGEPTEMMYEMIEHIIPIIPETKPRYLMGVGTPANIIEGISRGIDMFDCVMPTRNGRNGMLFTSEGIINIKNKKWEKDFSPIDTHSELNIDIRYSKAYLRHLFVSDEMLGPIIASIHNLNFYLWLVKQARKNIMEQTFYSWKTQILPKISRRL; translated from the coding sequence ATGAAATTTGAATTGTTGAAAAAAGATACAAAAACAAATGCAAGAGCAGGAATTTTAGAAACTTCGCATGGCATAATAGAAACACCTATTTTTATGCCGGTAGGTACGGTAGGTAGTGTAAAAGGAGTTTTGCATCAAACATTAGAACAAGATATACAAGCAAAAATTATTTTAGCCAATACTTATCATGTTTTTTTACGACCTGGCACAGAGATTCTAAAGCAGGCCGGAGGTATTCATAAATTTATGTCGTGGAATAAGCCAGTTTTAACTGATAGCGGAGGTTATCAGGTTTTTTCGTTAGCCGAACGACGTAAAATAAAACCTGAAGGTGTCTATTTTCAATCGCATATCGATGGGTCGAAACATTTGTTTACTCCCGAGAATGTAGTAGATACTCAACGTATTATAGGTAGCGATATAATGATGGCATTAGACGAATGCACACCTTATCCGTGTACCTATGAATATGCAAAAAAAAGTATGGAGATTACGCATCAATGGCTAAAAAGAGGATGGAAGCATTTTACCGATACAGAACCCTTATATGGTAATGAGCAAGCTTATTTCCCAATTATTCAAGGAAGTGTTTTTAGCGATTTGCGAAAACAAAGTACCGAAGAAGTATTGCAATACGATAGTTTGGGTGTGGCTATTGGAGGTTTATCGGTAGGCGAACCCACCGAAATGATGTACGAAATGATAGAACACATTATACCAATAATTCCCGAAACAAAACCACGCTACTTAATGGGAGTCGGCACCCCTGCCAATATAATTGAGGGAATTTCGAGAGGAATAGATATGTTCGATTGTGTAATGCCCACCCGCAATGGACGCAATGGAATGTTATTTACTTCGGAGGGAATCATTAATATTAAAAATAAAAAATGGGAAAAAGATTTTTCGCCCATTGATACCCATTCAGAACTGAATATAGATATTCGATATTCAAAAGCTTATCTACGACATTTGTTTGTTAGCGACGAAATGTTAGGACCCATTATTGCAAGTATTCACAATTTAAATTTTTACCTTTGGCTCGTAAAACAAGCTCGAAAAAATATTATGGAGCAAACTTTTTATAGTTGGAAAACACAAATTTTACCTAAAATTAGCAGACGTTTATAA
- a CDS encoding YjgP/YjgQ family permease yields the protein MIKLTTRLDRYIIRKFLGTFIYAIIIIISISIVFDFSEHLDDFLDKHAPFKAIMFDYYLNFIPYFVNLFTPLFVFIAVIFFTSKLAQQSEIIAMLSSGISFRRLMYPYFLSALIIALFTLISANLWIPYATKNKLDFEERYIRNPYHNNEINIHRQIEPGVFIYLENYAVENDIAYRFSMERFENKSLVSKIFTDYAQWDTIKHKWRLFNCYERKYLANKEMVYHHATIDTSINLKPEEFKRRVESVEAMNYFRLKEFIAQKRLEGDERIVEYEVAQLKRFINPLSIFVLTLIAVSVSSRKVRGGIGMHLGLGLALSFTYILFMQVSTYMAIGGSFPAWLGVSLPTIIFTFVAIFLYSKVRK from the coding sequence ATGATAAAATTAACAACACGGCTCGACCGCTATATAATTAGAAAGTTTTTAGGAACGTTTATTTATGCCATTATTATTATTATTTCTATTTCAATAGTATTCGATTTCTCCGAACATTTAGACGATTTTCTCGATAAACATGCCCCTTTTAAGGCTATTATGTTCGATTATTATTTAAATTTTATTCCATATTTTGTAAATTTATTTACACCTTTGTTTGTTTTTATTGCAGTTATTTTCTTTACTTCAAAACTTGCACAACAATCTGAAATTATTGCTATGCTTAGCAGTGGGATAAGTTTTAGAAGATTGATGTACCCTTATTTTTTATCTGCATTAATTATAGCACTTTTTACTCTAATTTCAGCTAATTTATGGATTCCATATGCCACTAAAAACAAATTAGATTTCGAAGAACGATACATTCGTAATCCTTATCATAACAATGAAATTAATATTCATCGTCAAATAGAACCGGGTGTTTTTATTTATTTAGAGAATTATGCTGTTGAAAATGATATTGCATATCGCTTTTCAATGGAACGTTTTGAAAATAAAAGTTTAGTTTCAAAAATATTTACCGATTATGCTCAATGGGATACAATAAAGCATAAATGGAGATTGTTTAATTGTTACGAACGTAAATATTTAGCCAACAAAGAAATGGTATACCATCATGCCACCATTGATACATCCATTAATTTAAAACCAGAGGAATTTAAACGTCGTGTTGAGTCTGTTGAAGCCATGAATTATTTTCGACTTAAAGAATTTATTGCACAAAAACGTTTAGAAGGCGATGAACGTATTGTAGAATATGAGGTAGCTCAATTAAAGCGTTTTATTAACCCATTGAGTATTTTTGTTTTAACATTGATTGCTGTTTCCGTGTCTTCTAGAAAAGTAAGAGGAGGTATTGGTATGCACCTTGGATTAGGTTTAGCACTTAGTTTTACATATATTTTATTTATGCAGGTTTCTACCTATATGGCTATAGGCGGCTCATTTCCTGCATGGTTAGGTGTTAGCTTACCTACTATTATATTCACATTTGTGGCAATTTTTTTATATTCAAAAGTTCGTAAATAA
- a CDS encoding phenylalanine--tRNA ligase subunit beta has product MKISYNWLKNYIHCDLSPQQISDILTSIGLEVEAIEKYENIRGALQGIVVGHVLECEKHPNADKLSVTKVDVGNGVHLNIVCGAPNVAKGQKVPVALVGTTLYKGNESFTIKEAMLRGVKSEGMICAEDEIGLGDSHAGILVLPDELTPGTPLNTIFNVYTDVIFEIGLTPNRIDAASHYGVARDLAAYLQHHSPVVLEKPDVSDFKVDSNDLPIEVIIENIEACPRYSGVVINNIEVKPSPEWLQNALKAIGLRPINNIVDITNYVLHELGHPLHAFDYEKIKGHKVMVKTYAEGTPFITLDGVERKLSADDLMICNVEEPMCIAGVFGGLYSGVSNNTTSVFIESAYFNPVYVRKTARRHGLSTDSSFRFERGADPNITVYALKRAVQLIKQVAGGYVASEIQDVYPKKIADATIELEYAFVDDIIGKQLPKETIKEIIRSLEIKIVAEKEKSLLLDIPTYRVDVTRPIDVVEDILRIYGFNEVEISDKLNSNLNYSNPIWSEKWYNAIADLLVHNGFYEIMTNSLTKISYYKNNPTYKLEQCVQLLNPLSQDLGVMRQTLLYSGLESVSYNLNRQMTDIRMFEFGKCYFLPEKSKDTEVSNYIEELKMALFITGFKEPQAWNVKQEETTFFYLKRWIESILKRMNITVTHQNTIQSEIYTYGLNYFNNNNLLVSFGKLHISVLNTFDIKQDVYYAEFNWETLLTLAHQKNIVFSDLPKFPAVRRDLAMLLDKSVSYEKLRNIAFQSCGNLLKEVNLFDVYEGKNIEQGKKSYALSFILQSSEKTLSDEEIHATMNKLMKAYEKEVGAIIRM; this is encoded by the coding sequence ATGAAAATTTCATACAATTGGCTTAAAAATTATATTCATTGTGATTTATCACCTCAGCAAATATCAGACATTTTAACTTCTATTGGACTTGAAGTAGAAGCAATTGAAAAATATGAAAATATCCGTGGTGCACTTCAAGGAATTGTAGTTGGTCATGTACTCGAATGCGAGAAACATCCAAATGCCGATAAGTTGTCAGTAACAAAAGTTGATGTTGGTAATGGAGTCCATTTAAACATTGTTTGTGGGGCTCCAAATGTGGCAAAAGGTCAAAAGGTGCCTGTCGCTTTGGTTGGAACTACATTATATAAGGGGAACGAATCATTTACCATAAAAGAAGCTATGCTTCGTGGTGTAAAATCTGAGGGTATGATATGCGCCGAAGACGAAATTGGATTAGGCGATTCGCATGCTGGAATTCTGGTATTACCAGACGAATTAACACCGGGAACACCCTTAAATACTATTTTTAACGTATATACCGATGTAATATTTGAAATAGGTTTAACCCCAAATAGAATTGATGCTGCTTCGCACTATGGAGTAGCACGCGATTTAGCGGCATACTTACAACACCATTCGCCTGTAGTACTCGAAAAACCAGATGTTTCTGATTTTAAGGTAGATAGTAACGATCTGCCTATCGAAGTGATAATCGAAAACATAGAAGCTTGTCCTCGATATAGTGGAGTTGTAATAAATAATATTGAAGTTAAACCATCGCCCGAATGGTTGCAAAATGCGTTAAAAGCTATTGGACTTAGACCTATTAATAATATTGTAGATATTACCAATTATGTTCTCCACGAATTAGGTCATCCTTTGCATGCATTCGATTATGAAAAAATAAAAGGTCATAAAGTAATGGTTAAGACCTATGCGGAAGGCACTCCTTTTATTACATTAGATGGCGTAGAACGTAAGTTGTCGGCAGATGATTTAATGATTTGTAATGTTGAAGAGCCTATGTGTATTGCGGGTGTATTTGGTGGACTGTATAGCGGAGTTAGCAATAATACAACGTCAGTATTTATTGAAAGTGCATATTTTAATCCTGTTTATGTTCGTAAAACAGCTCGTCGTCATGGTTTATCTACCGATAGTTCGTTTAGGTTTGAACGAGGGGCCGATCCTAATATAACTGTTTATGCCTTAAAACGTGCAGTTCAACTTATAAAGCAAGTTGCCGGTGGCTATGTTGCTTCCGAAATTCAAGATGTTTACCCAAAAAAAATTGCCGATGCTACAATTGAGCTAGAATATGCTTTTGTAGATGATATTATTGGAAAACAATTGCCCAAAGAAACGATTAAAGAAATTATTCGTTCGCTTGAAATAAAAATTGTTGCTGAAAAAGAAAAAAGCCTTTTACTAGATATTCCTACATATCGTGTAGATGTTACTCGTCCAATAGATGTTGTAGAAGATATTCTTAGAATTTATGGTTTTAACGAAGTAGAAATTTCTGATAAATTAAATTCTAACTTAAATTATTCTAATCCAATTTGGAGCGAAAAGTGGTATAATGCCATTGCTGATTTACTTGTTCATAATGGTTTTTATGAAATAATGACTAATTCGCTTACAAAGATATCCTACTACAAGAATAATCCAACTTATAAGCTCGAACAATGCGTACAATTATTGAACCCATTAAGTCAGGATTTGGGAGTTATGCGTCAAACCCTTTTGTATTCAGGGTTAGAATCGGTATCTTACAATTTAAATAGACAAATGACCGATATTCGTATGTTTGAATTCGGTAAATGTTATTTTTTGCCCGAAAAATCAAAAGATACCGAAGTTTCTAATTATATTGAAGAACTAAAAATGGCTTTATTTATAACGGGTTTTAAAGAACCACAAGCATGGAATGTTAAACAAGAAGAAACAACATTCTTTTATCTAAAACGTTGGATAGAAAGCATTCTAAAACGAATGAATATAACAGTTACACATCAAAATACAATACAGTCTGAAATATATACATATGGTCTAAATTATTTTAATAACAATAATTTATTAGTAAGTTTTGGAAAATTGCATATCTCTGTTTTAAATACTTTTGATATTAAGCAAGATGTGTATTATGCAGAATTTAACTGGGAAACATTACTGACTTTAGCCCATCAAAAAAACATTGTTTTCAGTGATTTGCCAAAATTTCCGGCAGTTCGAAGAGATTTAGCCATGTTGCTTGATAAGTCTGTGTCATATGAAAAATTACGTAATATAGCCTTTCAATCTTGCGGTAACTTATTGAAAGAAGTAAATTTATTCGATGTTTACGAAGGTAAGAATATTGAACAAGGCAAAAAATCGTATGCATTAAGCTTTATATTGCAATCGTCCGAAAAAACATTATCTGACGAAGAAATTCATGCTACTATGAATAAATTAATGAAAGCTTACGAAAAAGAAGTAGGAGCTATTATTCGAATGTAG
- a CDS encoding universal stress protein, whose protein sequence is MEIPSKSILIPVDFTDKAEFAFQHALILSKYIKREIVLLHIIKKDRERTEATVRIEDWAKTMEAKYGQKTIPIVRKGDIFKGIKTTAIEINALIIIMGLHNPKRALKTIIGSNIPFYLVQAPPINDKIKDIVVPFDYNEKARVQLNWVILLSKYFECNINIIKPYIESNARNEKMKKNMYFIKKVLDDKEVIYGVRTAKRGDKFNDAIYDFAKEISADLIFIMSYDFKKFILKATKFGLKIPVMCINPATNTMLLPGKY, encoded by the coding sequence ATGGAAATTCCAAGTAAGTCTATTTTAATTCCTGTAGATTTTACAGATAAAGCTGAATTTGCTTTTCAACATGCTTTAATATTATCAAAGTATATAAAACGCGAAATTGTATTATTGCATATAATAAAAAAAGATCGTGAACGTACAGAGGCTACTGTTCGAATTGAAGATTGGGCAAAAACAATGGAAGCTAAATACGGACAAAAAACAATTCCTATTGTACGTAAAGGCGATATTTTTAAAGGAATTAAAACTACAGCCATTGAAATAAATGCTTTGATTATCATAATGGGGTTGCATAACCCCAAAAGAGCTTTAAAAACAATTATTGGCTCTAATATCCCATTTTATTTGGTTCAAGCCCCTCCCATTAATGATAAAATAAAAGATATAGTAGTTCCTTTTGATTACAATGAAAAAGCTAGAGTTCAATTAAACTGGGTAATATTACTATCCAAATATTTTGAATGCAATATCAATATTATTAAGCCTTATATCGAAAGCAATGCTCGTAACGAAAAAATGAAAAAGAATATGTACTTTATTAAAAAAGTACTGGATGACAAAGAAGTTATTTATGGGGTTCGAACAGCTAAACGTGGAGATAAATTTAATGATGCCATTTACGATTTTGCAAAAGAAATTTCGGCCGATTTAATTTTCATTATGTCATACGATTTCAAGAAGTTTATTCTAAAAGCTACAAAGTTTGGATTAAAGATACCTGTAATGTGTATTAATCCTGCAACTAATACTATGTTGTTGCCAGGAAAATATTAA
- a CDS encoding WbqC family protein yields MKPCVLISGYYAPTSYFSCIKEASEVLIELQENYQRQTIRNRCHILTANGIQILSIPIVHSTDKKLINIRIDYSTPWVSKHIQAIRSAYGKTPFFLYFFDDLISPLSQKYEYLWQLNDAIMQTCLKKLKIEKKIKFTEYYIHSYENANDYRNLFSKKKFPYINNYQAKTYFQAFNDRYPFSAELSILDLIFNTGYEARNYL; encoded by the coding sequence ATGAAACCGTGTGTTTTAATTAGTGGTTACTACGCCCCAACTTCTTATTTTTCATGTATCAAAGAAGCCTCAGAAGTGCTCATTGAATTACAAGAAAATTACCAACGACAAACGATTCGCAATCGCTGTCATATATTAACTGCTAATGGAATACAAATTCTATCTATTCCTATTGTCCATTCTACCGATAAAAAATTAATAAATATTCGGATCGACTACTCTACCCCATGGGTTTCTAAACACATTCAAGCTATAAGGTCTGCCTATGGCAAAACTCCTTTTTTCTTATACTTCTTTGATGATCTCATTTCGCCACTTTCGCAAAAATACGAGTACTTATGGCAGTTAAACGATGCCATCATGCAAACTTGTTTAAAAAAATTAAAAATTGAAAAAAAAATAAAGTTTACAGAATACTATATTCATTCATACGAAAACGCAAACGATTATAGAAATTTGTTTTCAAAGAAAAAATTTCCTTACATAAACAACTACCAAGCCAAGACATATTTTCAAGCATTCAACGATCGCTATCCATTTTCTGCTGAACTTAGTATTTTAGATTTGATATTTAATACCGGATACGAAGCAAGAAATTACTTATAA
- a CDS encoding class I SAM-dependent methyltransferase, whose amino-acid sequence MKKLIKFVVKHIPRPYLIKLSKLFSIIVRPFYIGNRHQCTICGKRFRKFLPYGNKGADNRLCPYCLSLERHRLLWLYLQQNTQLFTKNLSMLHIAPEQPFINRFKKLKNLNYTTADLESPIADVKMDIRHMPFNDNSFDVLMCNHVLEHIDDDIKAMKEIYRVLKSGGIAILQVPIDRNRNNTFEDETITDRATREKIFGQYDHVRVYGLDYAQRLRSVGFSVDENWFVKKFSDQEINYYRLDPNEAIYIAYKP is encoded by the coding sequence ATGAAGAAATTAATAAAATTTGTTGTTAAACACATACCACGCCCTTATCTTATTAAACTCAGTAAATTATTTAGTATCATTGTACGTCCTTTTTATATTGGTAATCGTCATCAATGTACAATTTGCGGAAAAAGATTCAGAAAATTTTTGCCCTATGGTAACAAAGGAGCTGATAACCGGCTTTGTCCTTACTGTTTAAGTTTAGAACGTCATCGCTTATTGTGGTTATATTTGCAACAAAATACTCAACTATTTACAAAAAATCTTAGTATGTTGCATATTGCACCCGAACAACCCTTTATAAATCGTTTTAAAAAATTAAAAAATCTTAATTATACCACTGCCGACTTAGAGTCGCCGATTGCAGACGTTAAAATGGATATACGCCATATGCCGTTCAACGATAATAGCTTTGATGTGCTCATGTGTAACCATGTTTTAGAACATATTGACGACGATATAAAAGCAATGAAAGAAATTTACAGAGTATTAAAATCAGGTGGCATTGCTATTTTACAAGTTCCCATCGATCGTAATAGAAATAATACATTCGAAGACGAAACCATAACCGATAGGGCAACACGCGAAAAAATATTTGGTCAGTACGATCACGTTAGAGTTTATGGGTTAGACTATGCCCAAAGACTTCGAAGTGTTGGCTTTAGTGTAGATGAAAATTGGTTTGTTAAAAAATTTTCGGATCAAGAAATTAATTATTACCGTTTAGACCCCAACGAAGCTATTTATATTGCATACAAACCATGA